From Amphiprion ocellaris isolate individual 3 ecotype Okinawa chromosome 10, ASM2253959v1, whole genome shotgun sequence, one genomic window encodes:
- the fndc7a gene encoding fibronectin type III domain-containing protein 7: protein MGTMQLKMLKLLLLLTITEICTAQNDITLSVFTVTSKSLAVQWSFPAGASSYKITVIPKNSPGQPVFAQFSGNTVLGSVNSLSPNTIYTVMLEAMDNDGNVLSSADIEVTTAPEVPSIEEAYSKKSDSITVEFTEVAGATSYIVRAESRSGDFFSETSVGGSPGTVQQLQPYTDYILRVISVNSGRRSQPSLATENRTVVMAPDLETDAPTNNTINVTWPRVEHAVFYTLCLFQQGSSTRLKRNTTNTMVVFDNLTPGTLYCIKGTAWDAEGRIGDDLTVCQITRPPTPDVTHVQMTQGRSLGIAVYWLSVQGARIYMALTSNGKNCSSQNNYCFIIPAECGQNRSVSVIAYNDAGPSSPSQPVNYITYPCPPEKIWVEEPTAGNCSVMWDSVPLVEHYIAYIKRDDGAEHSCNTTKTTCQFFCMCGYTYLTSVFPYNSAGSSLFAHVRNYTTIPCCPHDVTIKLVSTETLEIMWSPVKGSELYKTTAAETHDVIHCNDTSPVCALSDLKCNTGYAVTVTSCCELRGCNTTCKAHIHETAPCTPQIVSLTQINNSTYKVLITTPNTGDTNYTITATGRYDRHTCHSPNDRCELTQLPCGKTYEVTAVATSAVGKSLPGFSKILETGPCCPMYVNVTQVTQAMTNVTWSPGHGARSYIVALTSLRGHAKCHTLDTHCLMGCITCGTNYSVYLEAISSSGHKSECMYKGFSSSACCPTGVKLYRRSNNTLRVYWRSLGTQIYNHTVQLSGTRANNTCMAAAGSMYCDMEEGPCGDVYTVVVAPVGHDGVIVLFCQARWYSVPCPGSNAGMMISHGKRRTN, encoded by the exons ATGGGGACAATGCAGTTAAAGATGCTGAAACTTCTGCTTTTATTAACCATTACAGAG aTATGCACTGCTCAGAATG ACATCACGCTGTCAGTGTTTACGGTGACATCGAAGAGTTTAGCCGTGCAGTGGAGCTTCCCTGCTGGTGCCAGCTCCTACAAGATCACAGTGATCCCCAAGAACTCTCCAGGACAACCAGTCTTCGCCCAGTTCAGTGGCAACACAGTGTTAGGCTCAGTTAACTCTCTGTCACCAAACACAATTTACACCGTGATGTTGGAAGCCATGGACAATGATGGCAATGTCCTCAGCAGTGCAGACATTGAGGTGACAACAG CTCCTGAGGTACCCAGCATCGAGGAGGCCTACTCCAAAAAAAGCGACAGCATCACTGTTGAGTTCACAGAGGTTGCCGGGGCGACCAGCTACATTGTGAGGGCAGAGTCGAGGTCAGGTGATTTCTTCTCTGAGACCAGTGTGGGTGGTTCTCCGGGCACcgttcagcagctgcagccctACACAGACTACATCCTGAGGGTCATCTCCGTCAACTCTGGAAGGAGGAGTCAGCCGTCACTCGCCACTGAGAACCGGACAG TTGTGATGGCCCCAGATTTGGAGACGGACGCCCCCACCAACAACACCATCAATGTGACTTGGCCACGTGTGGAGCACGCCGTTTTCTACACGCTCTGCCTCTTCCAGCAGGGCTCCAGCACCCGCCTCAAACGCAACACCACCAACACCATGGTGGTTTTTGACAACCTCACACCAGGAACTCTGTACTGCATCAAGGGCACGGCATGGGACGCCGAGGGCCGCATCGGTGACGACCTCACCGTCTGCCAGATCACAC gtcctccaaccCCAGATGTGACCCACGTCCAGATGACGCAGGGCCGTTCTCTTGGCATCGCTGTGTACTGGTTGTCAGTGCAGGGCGCGAGGATCTACATGGCCTTGACGTCCAACGGCAAAAACTGTTCTAGCCAAAACAATTACTGTTTCATTATACCTGCGGAATGCGGCCAGAACCGCTCCGTCTCTGTCATAGCCTATAATGACGCTGGACCCAGCAGCCCTTCACAGCCAGTTAACTACATTACAT ATCCATGTCCTCCAGAGAAAATCTGGGTGGAGGAGCCCACAGCTGGTAACTGCTCAGTGATGTGGGACAGTGTACCACTGGTGGAGCACTACATCGCTTACATTAAAAGGGACGACGGGGCGGAGCACTCGTGCAACACCACCAAAACCACCTGTCAATTCTTCTGCATGTGTGGCTACACCTACCTCACCAGCGTGTTCCCATACAACAGTGCCGGCTCCAGCCTTTTCGCACACGTCCGCAACTACACCACCA TTCCTTGTTGTCCACATGATGTTACCATAAAGCTGGTTTCTACCGAGACCCTGGAGATCATGTGGTCGCCTGTCAAAGGGTCCGAGCTGTACAAGACGACAGCAGCGGAGACTCACGACGTCATCCACTGCAACGACACATCACCAGTGTGTGCTCTCTCAGATCTGAAGTGCAACACAGGTTACGCCGTGACAGTGACGTCGTGCTGCGAGTTACGAGGATGCAACACCACTTGCAAAGCACACATACATGAAACAG CTCCATGCACTCCACAGATCGTGAGTTTGACGCAGATCAACAACTCCACATACAAAGTCCTTATCACAACCCCCAACACGGGCGATACAAATTACACCATCACTGCCACCGGACGCTATGACAGACACACTTGCCACTCGCCAAACGACAGGTGTGAGCTCACACAGCTGCCCTGTGGCAAGACCTATGAAGTGACAGCGGTGGCCACCTCAGCGGTGGGGAAAAGTCTGCCCGGGTTCAGTAAAATTCTGGAAACAG GTCCTTGCTGCCCCATGTATGTGAATGTGACCCAGGTCACCCAGGCTATGACCAATGTGACGTGGTCTCCTGGCCACGGGGCTCGCTCCTACATTGTCGCCCTGACGTCCCTTCGAGGACATGCCAAATGCCACACTCTGGACACACACTGCCTGATGGGCTGCATCACCTGTGGCACCAACTACAGCGTCTACCTGGAAGCCATCAGCAGCTCAGGGCACAAGTCAGAGTGCATGTATAAAGGATTCTCATCCA GTGCCTGCTGTCCAACAGGCGTCAAGCTCTATCGCAGGAGCAACAACACCCTCAGGGTTTACTGGCGTTCTCTGGGCACTCAGATCTACAATCACACAGTACAGCTGTCTGGAACAAGAGCCAACAACACCTGCATGGCAGCTGCAGGCAGCATGTACTGTGACATGGAGGAGGGCCCATGTGGAGACGTCTACACCGTGGTGGTGGCACCGGTGGGTCATGATGGGGTCATAGTGCTCTTCTGTCAGGCCAGGTGGTACTCAG TTCCCTGCCCAGGAAGTAATGCGGGTATGA TGATCTCTCATGGAAAACGAAGAACGAATTAA